In Halopseudomonas xinjiangensis, a single genomic region encodes these proteins:
- a CDS encoding DUF924 family protein, with translation MTEPTSDACQAVLSFWFEEIEPRMWWQKDVDLDASIRERFGMLHEQAVQGELLYWRRSPEGRLAEIIVLDQFSRNIWRDRPQAFAQDGMALVLAQEAIGAGADQQLPPQRRVFFYMPYMHSESLAVHQLAMKLFDVPGLEENLRFEKRHRDIILRFGRYPHRNAVLGRASSPEEQAFLEQPGSSF, from the coding sequence ATGACCGAGCCGACTTCGGACGCCTGTCAGGCGGTGCTTTCGTTCTGGTTCGAAGAGATCGAACCGCGCATGTGGTGGCAGAAGGATGTCGATCTGGACGCCAGCATCCGCGAACGCTTCGGCATGCTGCATGAGCAGGCTGTGCAGGGCGAGCTGTTGTACTGGCGGCGTAGTCCGGAGGGGCGGCTGGCCGAAATCATCGTCCTCGACCAATTCTCGCGCAACATCTGGCGTGATCGGCCGCAGGCCTTCGCCCAGGATGGTATGGCACTGGTGCTGGCGCAGGAAGCGATCGGCGCCGGCGCCGACCAGCAGCTGCCACCCCAGCGCCGAGTGTTTTTCTATATGCCGTATATGCACAGTGAATCGCTGGCGGTACATCAGCTGGCCATGAAGCTGTTCGACGTGCCGGGACTGGAAGAGAACCTGCGCTTCGAGAAACGGCACCGCGACATTATCTTGCGTTTCGGTCGATATCCGCACCGCAACGCAGTATTGGGCCGAGCGTCCAGCCCCGAAGAACAGGCATTTCTCGAACAACCTGGTTCGAGCTTCTGA
- a CDS encoding metallophosphoesterase family protein, which yields MLRIGLISDTHNLLRPEAVDFLRGCDHILHGGDIGDEGILERLGELAPLSVVRGNNDRESWAERVPHSLRLQFEGVVIHAVHDIAELDIDPVAEGVQIVVSGHSHKPLIRERDGVIYVNPGSAGRRRFSLPIALGELIIDGSQVTPRIVELSPR from the coding sequence ATGCTGCGCATCGGATTGATCTCGGACACCCATAACCTGTTGCGGCCAGAGGCTGTGGACTTCCTGCGTGGCTGCGATCACATCCTGCACGGTGGCGATATTGGCGATGAGGGCATCCTTGAGCGGCTGGGCGAGCTGGCTCCGCTAAGCGTGGTGCGCGGCAATAACGATCGGGAAAGCTGGGCCGAACGAGTGCCGCACAGCCTTCGGCTACAATTCGAGGGCGTAGTGATTCACGCGGTACACGACATTGCCGAGCTCGATATCGATCCGGTCGCAGAAGGGGTGCAGATAGTAGTCAGCGGGCATTCGCACAAACCACTGATCCGTGAGCGCGACGGCGTGATCTATGTCAACCCTGGAAGCGCCGGCCGGCGTAGATTCAGCTTGCCGATTGCGCTCGGCGAGTTGATCATAGACGGCTCCCAGGTGACACCGAGAATCGTCGAGTTGTCACCTCGATAG
- a CDS encoding acyltransferase family protein, translating into MKPPVHNPAIAYRPEVDGLRALAVLPVILYHAGFELFSGGFVGVDVFFVISGYLITAIIYREIQDGTFTVARFYERRIRRLYPAVTAVTLVCLPFAWLLLLPSEFKEFLFSVASVQVFASNLYFWQESDYFGSAAELTPLLHTWSLAVEEQFYLVFPFALILFRRLSLRMLLALLALVALASLALAQELVDSHASASFFLLPTRAWEMLAGSLLALGMHESGSNRRWFGNLAALAGVGLIGLAVFLFHAGTPFPGVYALVPVAGTMLIIAYATRETLVGRVLSLRPLVFIGTVSYSAYLIHQPLFAFTRIYTMRSLTLPLVLGMVGLTFVLAYLSWRFIENPFRQRRNIERHALFSTAATLSTFLFVFALAAAFQNHRVLQYEARLESEQERALAMIEESERTPELEKGYCVFEADRLDPATRQRLQNCHAAFGSGLVVIGDSHGENVYHALAQEDDRRFLFSLNQKGCRAGADSQWCAYDSFYRFAIERPHIFDNVIYNQAGFYLLETPRGREMTRARISEDAHTVFKPNSEDVEKTLDYLDSLSEVANVVWLGPRVEPHIMPREYVVNGCASPPEVRENLLQSFENLDRHIDRAVSRRGRIEYVSTVELIDVTDGDNLIDCKNIYFHDGDHWSPAGERKFGRMLEKELQVLRD; encoded by the coding sequence ATGAAGCCACCGGTGCACAACCCGGCCATCGCCTATCGCCCTGAGGTAGACGGTTTGCGTGCGCTGGCAGTACTGCCGGTCATTCTTTATCACGCCGGCTTCGAGCTGTTCAGCGGTGGCTTCGTTGGTGTGGATGTGTTTTTCGTCATCAGCGGTTACCTGATCACTGCGATCATCTATCGCGAGATCCAGGATGGCACCTTCACGGTGGCGCGGTTTTATGAGCGGCGGATACGTCGCCTGTATCCGGCGGTAACCGCCGTAACGCTGGTCTGTCTGCCGTTCGCCTGGCTCTTGCTGTTGCCGTCGGAGTTCAAGGAGTTTCTGTTCAGCGTCGCCTCGGTACAGGTATTCGCCTCCAACCTCTACTTCTGGCAGGAAAGCGACTACTTCGGATCCGCTGCCGAGCTCACCCCACTGCTGCATACCTGGTCGTTGGCCGTTGAGGAGCAGTTCTATCTGGTATTTCCCTTCGCGCTGATCCTCTTCCGTCGCCTGTCACTGCGCATGCTCCTGGCGTTACTGGCATTGGTGGCGCTGGCAAGCCTGGCGCTGGCACAAGAGCTAGTGGATTCGCATGCCTCGGCGAGCTTCTTCCTGCTTCCTACCCGTGCCTGGGAAATGCTCGCCGGCTCGTTGCTTGCGCTGGGTATGCATGAGTCCGGCAGCAATCGGCGATGGTTCGGCAATCTGGCGGCGCTTGCCGGGGTGGGTCTCATCGGCCTGGCAGTGTTCCTGTTTCACGCCGGCACGCCGTTTCCGGGTGTCTACGCGCTGGTCCCGGTAGCGGGCACCATGCTGATCATCGCCTACGCCACTCGTGAGACGCTGGTCGGCAGGGTACTATCGTTGCGGCCACTGGTGTTCATCGGGACGGTCAGCTACAGCGCCTACCTCATCCACCAGCCACTCTTCGCATTCACCCGCATCTACACCATGCGCAGCCTGACGCTGCCGTTGGTGCTCGGCATGGTAGGCCTGACGTTCGTGCTCGCCTATCTATCCTGGCGCTTCATCGAGAACCCGTTTCGTCAGCGCCGTAATATTGAGCGACACGCACTCTTCTCGACCGCCGCCACGCTCTCGACCTTTCTGTTCGTATTCGCGCTCGCCGCAGCCTTCCAGAACCACCGGGTATTGCAGTATGAGGCGCGACTGGAGTCGGAGCAGGAGCGAGCCTTGGCGATGATCGAAGAGTCCGAACGGACGCCGGAGCTGGAGAAGGGCTATTGCGTCTTTGAAGCCGACCGGCTGGACCCGGCAACCAGGCAGCGCCTGCAGAATTGTCACGCAGCATTTGGTTCAGGGTTGGTAGTCATAGGCGATTCACATGGCGAAAACGTTTATCACGCCCTCGCGCAAGAGGACGACCGGCGGTTCCTGTTCAGTCTCAACCAGAAAGGCTGCCGGGCGGGCGCCGACTCGCAGTGGTGCGCCTACGATAGCTTTTATCGCTTCGCTATCGAGCGACCTCACATATTCGACAACGTGATCTACAACCAGGCAGGGTTCTATCTGCTGGAAACGCCCCGCGGCCGCGAGATGACCCGCGCGCGGATCAGTGAAGACGCCCATACGGTGTTCAAGCCCAACAGCGAGGACGTCGAAAAGACACTCGATTACCTGGATTCGCTCAGTGAAGTAGCGAACGTCGTCTGGCTTGGCCCGCGAGTCGAGCCGCATATCATGCCGCGGGAATACGTGGTCAATGGCTGCGCGTCGCCGCCGGAGGTACGAGAAAATCTGTTGCAGTCCTTCGAAAACCTCGACCGACATATCGATCGGGCTGTATCGCGTCGGGGTCGCATCGAATACGTATCGACGGTGGAGCTGATCGACGTTACCGATGGGGACAACCTGATCGACTGCAAGAATATCTACTTCCACGACGGCGATCACTGGAGCCCGGCGGGCGAGCGCAAGTTCGGCCGTATGCTGGAAAAGGAGCTGCAGGTATTGCGCGACTGA
- a CDS encoding NnrU family protein, translating to MLALIAGLVMFLGIHSVGLFVPRWRGQMIVRLGPLAWKGLYTVVAVLGLVLIVYGYGQARLAPTWLWVPPVWTRHLAALLTLPAFVLLVAAYVPGSHIKARVGHPMLLGVKFWAIAHLIANGTLADLLLFGSFLAWAVALFIVLRRRDRLAGMTRSGRASRDVAVLVIGVVAWVAFALWLHEMIIGVAPFGAA from the coding sequence ATGCTTGCATTGATCGCAGGGCTGGTGATGTTTCTCGGTATCCACTCAGTTGGTCTGTTCGTACCACGCTGGCGCGGGCAGATGATCGTGCGGCTCGGGCCGCTGGCCTGGAAGGGCTTGTACACGGTGGTAGCGGTGCTGGGCCTGGTATTGATCGTCTACGGTTACGGCCAGGCGCGGCTGGCTCCGACCTGGCTGTGGGTACCGCCGGTCTGGACTCGCCATCTGGCCGCATTGCTGACGCTACCGGCTTTCGTCCTGCTGGTTGCGGCCTACGTACCTGGCTCGCATATCAAGGCCCGGGTAGGGCACCCGATGCTGCTTGGAGTGAAGTTCTGGGCGATAGCGCACCTTATCGCCAACGGCACCCTGGCCGACCTGCTGTTGTTCGGTAGTTTCCTGGCCTGGGCGGTAGCGCTGTTCATCGTTCTGCGTCGTCGCGATCGTCTCGCTGGCATGACGCGCAGCGGACGTGCCAGCCGCGACGTGGCCGTATTGGTGATCGGCGTGGTTGCCTGGGTGGCCTTTGCACTGTGGCTTCACGAAATGATTATCGGCGTGGCACCCTTCGGTGCCGCCTGA
- a CDS encoding TonB-dependent receptor, translating into MSPLRTPLMTAGFMLTSLAIAIPAQAVTTLDSTVVIGGRAATTISDIPGTAWVIESEQLHQQFRSGVTLKEALSQLVPGMDVASQGRTNYGQNMRGRGVLVMIDGVSLNSARNVSRQFDSIDPFNIERIEVLSGANAIYGGGATGGIINIVTKRGTSGDTRYELEAGVRSGFEDSDDRDIHAGAAVSGGGESWAGRLSLAGIDNGGSYDSDGEQVIFDITQTDLQYNRAIDLLGSLDFNLANGHVLRLNAQRYDSGFEGDKGVYFGPNLAALQPPFPDVVEIREGFESDLEPRTERTALSANYYVPDVFGHQLNLQTYFREEKLNFHPFPYVSRNYFSASEQDTTQAGFKAVLSRSVGDFAFNYGVDYEREKFEADQTLFDFPTAVNSGGLILDSTATVGRYPSFTTDGIAAFAQADWRATDRLLLTAGVRQQRYYLEVGDFVDANEQVRQALGLSSGADAIPGGENDYDTTLVNLGAVFTLQPGNQLWANVSQGYEIPDPGKYYGRGVYVTNGTYRELQESINVDEEPLKAIKSNQVELGWRMFRGNFDAQVAAYYLWSDESLSYNSSNLAVQVDDDKRRNYGLEGQLNYRLSDAWQVGTSAHYTRAELENDDGDWDKQAVTLASPSKVSAYIGWENAQNGVRLQSITSLDLEDEAGNELDGYTTLDLLTRHQLPVGELNFGIQNLLNRDYTTVWGQRSQLFYSSYAPANTFDYRGRGTTYSVSYNVAF; encoded by the coding sequence GTGTCCCCCCTACGTACCCCGCTGATGACAGCCGGTTTCATGTTGACCTCGCTGGCCATCGCCATCCCCGCCCAGGCGGTAACGACCCTGGACAGCACCGTGGTTATCGGCGGCCGCGCGGCCACCACTATCAGCGACATTCCAGGCACCGCCTGGGTCATCGAGTCGGAGCAGCTTCATCAACAGTTTCGCTCGGGCGTGACGTTGAAAGAGGCACTGAGCCAACTGGTTCCCGGTATGGACGTGGCGTCACAGGGGCGCACAAACTACGGTCAGAACATGCGTGGCCGCGGCGTGCTGGTGATGATCGACGGCGTATCGCTCAACAGCGCGCGCAATGTCAGCCGTCAGTTCGACAGCATTGATCCGTTCAATATCGAGCGCATCGAAGTACTGTCCGGCGCCAATGCCATCTACGGCGGCGGTGCCACCGGCGGCATTATCAACATCGTCACCAAGCGCGGCACGTCGGGCGATACCCGGTACGAGCTCGAGGCCGGTGTGCGTAGCGGTTTCGAAGACAGCGATGACCGCGATATCCACGCTGGCGCGGCGGTCAGCGGCGGCGGTGAAAGTTGGGCTGGACGCCTTTCACTGGCCGGCATCGACAACGGCGGCTCGTACGATAGCGATGGCGAGCAGGTGATCTTCGACATCACCCAGACCGACCTGCAGTACAATCGCGCCATCGATCTGCTCGGCAGCCTGGATTTCAATTTGGCCAACGGACACGTACTGCGCCTCAACGCACAGCGTTACGACTCCGGCTTCGAAGGCGACAAGGGCGTGTACTTCGGCCCCAACCTGGCCGCCCTGCAACCACCCTTCCCGGACGTGGTCGAGATACGCGAGGGGTTCGAATCAGACCTTGAGCCGCGTACCGAGCGGACCGCGCTGAGTGCCAACTATTACGTGCCCGACGTGTTTGGTCATCAGCTCAACCTGCAGACGTATTTCCGCGAGGAGAAGCTCAACTTCCATCCCTTCCCCTACGTCTCCAGAAACTATTTTTCGGCCTCCGAACAGGACACCACCCAAGCCGGCTTCAAGGCCGTCCTGAGTCGTAGCGTTGGCGACTTCGCCTTCAACTACGGAGTCGATTACGAGCGGGAAAAATTCGAAGCTGACCAGACCCTGTTCGATTTCCCGACCGCCGTAAACAGCGGCGGCCTCATCCTCGATTCGACCGCCACGGTCGGTCGCTACCCATCCTTCACTACCGACGGCATCGCTGCCTTCGCCCAGGCCGACTGGCGCGCGACGGATCGACTACTGCTCACGGCAGGCGTGCGCCAGCAGCGCTACTACCTGGAAGTTGGCGATTTTGTCGATGCCAACGAGCAGGTGCGCCAGGCACTCGGCCTATCTTCCGGGGCCGATGCGATCCCAGGCGGCGAAAACGATTACGACACCACTCTGGTCAATCTGGGCGCTGTGTTCACCCTGCAACCCGGTAATCAGCTGTGGGCGAACGTCTCTCAAGGTTACGAAATCCCCGACCCCGGCAAGTATTACGGCCGCGGTGTTTATGTCACCAATGGCACCTATCGCGAGTTGCAAGAGAGCATCAACGTTGACGAAGAGCCGCTCAAGGCGATCAAGAGCAATCAGGTCGAGCTCGGCTGGCGGATGTTCCGCGGCAACTTCGATGCGCAGGTGGCCGCTTATTACCTGTGGTCGGACGAAAGCCTCTCATACAACTCCAGCAACCTGGCGGTACAGGTCGACGACGACAAGCGCCGCAACTACGGCCTCGAAGGGCAACTCAACTATCGTCTGAGCGACGCCTGGCAGGTGGGCACCAGCGCCCATTACACACGTGCAGAGCTGGAAAACGATGACGGCGACTGGGACAAGCAGGCGGTAACACTCGCCAGCCCGTCGAAGGTGTCGGCTTACATTGGTTGGGAAAACGCGCAAAACGGCGTACGCCTGCAGAGCATTACCAGCCTCGACCTGGAAGACGAAGCCGGTAACGAGCTCGATGGCTACACTACCCTGGATCTGCTGACTCGGCATCAGCTCCCGGTCGGAGAACTCAACTTCGGTATCCAGAACCTGCTGAACCGCGACTACACGACCGTTTGGGGTCAGCGCTCGCAACTGTTCTATTCCAGCTACGCACCCGCCAACACTTTTGATTACCGCGGCCGCGGCACCACCTACAGCGTCAGCTACAACGTCGCGTTCTAA
- a CDS encoding META domain-containing protein, which yields MKMLSCAVLLTLLALTAGCSDTGNSPPAGSVRAEDRTRANEPLLRSITGSLSYRARIALPPESHALIELRDAAAQDNDDSGTLASQRIDLIDRQVPVGFKLEVPPEALRRANAYILRATIFERGKPAWLSEPLAINHRVDELDVGEMLLLPRRGAAFSSILECGRLQISAGYAGDDLLLEAFGERHVMLPVPSASGARYQAEGEPSTTFWTEGDAARLTLHGQAYPLCVAPGGLALPFRAFGHDPAWHLEINQQGLHVGEPEAGVEPVPYRISGTDNSHRTARSDDGSLVIEARKEPCRDPASGLVYPHRVELQEGDRRMQGCGGDPLRLLQGAVWQVEHIDGEPILEQTAITLEFRSDNRLVGVGSCNNFTGEYQLGEEGLTFSQALTTMKACAPEILEQERRFLRSLEGIGWFDLDRDGELLLQGDDNRSIRAREQATALTAAP from the coding sequence ATGAAAATGCTGTCCTGCGCCGTGCTGTTGACGCTACTCGCGTTGACGGCCGGCTGCTCCGACACGGGTAATTCCCCGCCAGCCGGATCGGTGCGCGCCGAAGATCGAACACGGGCCAACGAGCCGCTGCTGCGAAGTATCACTGGCAGTCTGAGTTACCGCGCCCGCATCGCGCTCCCGCCCGAGAGCCACGCGCTCATCGAGCTGCGTGACGCCGCTGCACAGGACAACGATGACAGCGGCACTCTGGCCAGCCAGCGCATCGATCTGATCGATCGACAGGTGCCGGTCGGGTTCAAACTCGAAGTACCTCCCGAGGCCTTGCGCCGCGCCAATGCCTATATATTGCGAGCCACCATATTCGAACGCGGCAAACCGGCATGGTTATCCGAGCCACTGGCTATCAACCACCGGGTCGATGAGCTGGATGTGGGCGAGATGCTGCTGTTGCCCCGGCGCGGAGCCGCCTTCAGCAGCATTCTGGAATGTGGCCGCCTGCAGATAAGTGCCGGATACGCAGGAGATGATCTCCTGCTTGAAGCGTTCGGCGAGCGCCACGTGATGCTGCCGGTACCGAGCGCTTCCGGCGCTCGGTACCAGGCCGAGGGCGAGCCGAGCACCACATTCTGGACCGAGGGCGATGCGGCCAGATTGACCCTGCATGGCCAGGCTTACCCGCTTTGCGTGGCGCCGGGCGGGCTGGCTCTGCCGTTTCGAGCCTTCGGTCACGATCCCGCCTGGCACCTGGAGATTAATCAGCAAGGCCTGCATGTCGGCGAGCCCGAAGCAGGCGTCGAGCCCGTGCCGTACCGCATCAGCGGCACCGACAACAGTCACCGCACGGCGCGCAGCGACGATGGTTCGCTGGTGATCGAAGCCCGCAAGGAACCCTGTCGAGACCCCGCCAGCGGACTGGTTTACCCCCACCGTGTCGAACTTCAGGAAGGCGACCGACGTATGCAGGGCTGCGGCGGAGATCCGCTTAGGCTGCTGCAAGGTGCGGTCTGGCAGGTGGAACACATCGATGGCGAGCCGATACTGGAACAGACCGCAATCACCCTGGAGTTTCGTAGCGACAACCGGCTTGTCGGTGTAGGTTCCTGCAATAACTTCACCGGCGAGTATCAGCTTGGAGAAGAGGGCTTGACCTTCTCGCAGGCGCTGACGACGATGAAGGCATGCGCGCCGGAGATACTCGAGCAGGAGCGACGCTTTCTGAGGAGTCTTGAAGGGATCGGCTGGTTCGATCTCGACAGGGACGGTGAATTGCTGTTGCAGGGCGACGATAATCGCAGCATTCGCGCGAGGGAACAGGCGACCGCGCTTACCGCGGCGCCGTGA
- a CDS encoding YnfA family protein has product MPELKTLVLFFITAVAEIIGCYLPYLWLREGKSVWLLFPAALSLALFAWLLSLHPTAAGRVYAAYGGVYICVAILWLWSVDGIRPTYWDLLGSVVALSGMAIIMFGPRHT; this is encoded by the coding sequence ATGCCGGAACTGAAAACGCTTGTCCTATTTTTCATCACCGCTGTTGCGGAGATAATCGGCTGCTACCTGCCATACCTATGGCTACGTGAAGGCAAATCCGTCTGGCTGCTGTTTCCGGCTGCGCTGAGCCTGGCCTTGTTCGCCTGGCTGCTGTCACTGCACCCCACCGCTGCAGGACGGGTATATGCAGCCTACGGCGGCGTTTACATCTGCGTGGCCATTCTCTGGTTGTGGAGCGTCGACGGCATCCGGCCGACGTACTGGGACCTGCTCGGTTCAGTGGTTGCCTTGTCGGGTATGGCGATCATCATGTTCGGGCCACGGCATACCTGA
- a CDS encoding ABC transporter substrate-binding protein produces the protein MTRFIALLAIVFGAHVHAATVLVHETGEIRFEGPPQRIVALNWAMVETLLGLGVMPAAVAEPEGYRTWANHPPLPDGALDVGNRREPNLEAISQARPDLILVSGDLHGMLPAFEAIAPTAVYTLFKPGQDPAHRAAEVVQQIAIGLGREEQGTALLDRVAELQAQNAERLRAAGRTDTPVLLMSFLDERSLRVHAPNALLSTALEELGLDNAWEGESNFWGFATINLAQLGKYPGAHFLIIKPTPPGLHQALERNPVWQALQPVKAGRVTELPPVWTFGSVLTKARMGQVLTETWLD, from the coding sequence ATGACCCGTTTCATCGCCCTTCTCGCCATAGTGTTTGGCGCGCACGTTCATGCCGCAACCGTGCTGGTCCATGAAACGGGCGAAATTCGCTTTGAAGGCCCCCCGCAGCGCATTGTCGCGTTGAACTGGGCAATGGTCGAAACGCTGCTCGGTCTGGGCGTGATGCCTGCCGCAGTAGCCGAGCCGGAAGGCTATCGCACCTGGGCCAATCACCCGCCGCTGCCCGACGGAGCGCTGGATGTCGGCAATCGGCGCGAGCCAAACCTTGAGGCAATCAGCCAGGCGCGGCCTGACCTGATTCTGGTCAGCGGCGATCTGCACGGCATGCTTCCGGCATTCGAGGCCATCGCACCGACCGCGGTATACACGTTGTTCAAGCCGGGGCAGGACCCTGCGCATCGGGCAGCCGAAGTCGTGCAACAGATTGCCATCGGCCTCGGCCGCGAAGAACAGGGCACGGCCCTGCTCGATCGCGTTGCCGAACTGCAGGCGCAGAACGCCGAGCGGCTACGCGCTGCCGGTCGTACTGACACGCCGGTCCTGCTGATGAGCTTTCTGGATGAGCGCAGCCTGCGCGTCCATGCGCCCAATGCGCTCTTGTCCACCGCTCTGGAAGAACTGGGATTGGACAACGCCTGGGAAGGCGAGAGTAATTTCTGGGGCTTTGCCACCATCAATCTGGCGCAGCTTGGCAAGTATCCGGGTGCTCACTTCCTGATAATCAAACCAACACCACCGGGACTGCACCAAGCGTTGGAGCGGAACCCTGTGTGGCAGGCATTGCAGCCTGTGAAAGCCGGACGGGTCACCGAGCTGCCGCCTGTCTGGACCTTCGGCAGCGTACTGACCAAAGCGCGCATGGGCCAGGTACTGACCGAGACCTGGCTTGATTAG
- a CDS encoding GlsB/YeaQ/YmgE family stress response membrane protein: MGIIGTIVIGLLVGLIARFLKPGNDSMGWIMTILLGIGGSLLATYGGQALGLYEAGEGAGFIGAVVGAIILLVIYGAVTSKKKH, translated from the coding sequence ATGGGTATTATTGGCACCATCGTAATCGGCTTGCTGGTCGGGTTGATTGCACGTTTCCTCAAGCCCGGCAATGACAGCATGGGCTGGATCATGACCATTCTGCTGGGTATCGGTGGTTCGTTGCTGGCAACCTACGGTGGCCAGGCACTCGGTCTCTATGAGGCGGGCGAAGGGGCCGGATTCATCGGGGCGGTGGTTGGCGCGATCATTCTTCTGGTGATCTACGGCGCAGTGACAAGCAAGAAGAAGCACTGA
- the fhuB gene encoding Fe(3+)-hydroxamate ABC transporter permease FhuB → MISNTHDSRLTGFGALALVGLAAFALSLLQLGQLLGWQSLPELLDAGSFTRVLAWQAWAPRTLMAILLGAGLGIAGCLMQQVLRNPLASPTTMGTAAGAQLALTVAMLLMPSTLEQGRTLVALGGAVLATAVVLLLSMKDRLAPVSVALSGMLVTLYCGALSHALMLLNEQRLASMFLWGAGNLDQYGWQGLARLWPLLAACGVVALALRRPLAMLELGSNGAASLGVPTQWIRLGALGAAVLITALVVGEVGLIGFVGLVTPSLVRLLGPRTFLARLLWCIPVGALLLLIADTAAQLLTPWLGARLIPTGAMTALIGAPVLVWLLRRHSSAFGATREGLQPGRHANWLSWSVVLVLFGATVWLALSWGPAAQGWHWTPWSELEPVWQWRAPRVFSAALAGALLALAGTIIQRLTHNPMASPEILGISSGAAMCLVALLLFWPLAPRLAQLGAAGAGSAAALALLLWLSRQQHMGPHRLLLTGIGLGAAADALVRLLLSGGDAQALALLTWLSGSTYQNIVNEHQWLLAWALACAMAAALMLRWIRLLGLGGEMPQSLGVPMAAARAGVLLVACLAAAGATMVVGPLSFVGLMAPHMAHRWSGRQAGMHLLAAGLFGAWLMILADWAGRTLIYPDQLPAGLLAALLGGVYWLWQWRGQRSGR, encoded by the coding sequence TTGATTAGTAATACACATGACTCACGGCTGACCGGCTTCGGGGCGCTGGCGCTGGTCGGACTGGCCGCCTTCGCCCTGAGCCTGCTGCAATTGGGTCAGTTGCTCGGCTGGCAGTCACTGCCCGAGTTACTCGATGCAGGCAGCTTCACCCGGGTGTTGGCGTGGCAGGCCTGGGCACCGCGCACGCTGATGGCCATTCTGCTTGGGGCCGGCCTGGGTATCGCCGGCTGCCTGATGCAACAAGTACTGCGTAATCCGCTGGCCTCGCCGACGACAATGGGGACGGCCGCTGGCGCACAGTTGGCGCTGACCGTTGCCATGCTGCTGATGCCCTCGACACTGGAACAGGGCCGCACACTGGTCGCCCTGGGCGGCGCCGTTCTTGCAACTGCCGTGGTACTGCTGCTGAGCATGAAGGATCGCCTGGCCCCGGTCAGCGTGGCGCTCTCCGGCATGCTGGTTACGCTTTACTGTGGCGCCCTGAGCCATGCGCTGATGTTACTCAATGAACAACGTCTGGCCAGCATGTTCCTCTGGGGCGCGGGAAATCTCGATCAGTATGGCTGGCAGGGATTGGCGCGTCTCTGGCCGCTTCTCGCCGCGTGCGGTGTGGTTGCCCTGGCTCTGCGCAGACCCTTGGCGATGCTCGAACTGGGCAGCAACGGAGCAGCCAGCCTGGGCGTACCTACTCAATGGATTCGCCTTGGCGCGCTCGGCGCCGCGGTGCTGATCACCGCGTTGGTGGTAGGCGAGGTCGGCCTGATCGGGTTCGTCGGTCTGGTCACGCCGTCACTGGTGCGTCTGCTGGGCCCGCGGACATTTCTAGCGCGCCTGCTCTGGTGCATTCCGGTCGGTGCCCTGTTGCTGCTGATCGCCGATACCGCTGCCCAGCTCCTCACCCCCTGGCTCGGGGCACGGCTGATTCCTACCGGGGCGATGACCGCTTTGATCGGCGCCCCAGTCCTGGTGTGGCTGTTGCGCCGTCACAGCAGTGCCTTCGGCGCCACCCGAGAAGGGCTGCAGCCCGGGCGACATGCCAATTGGCTGTCCTGGTCAGTGGTGCTCGTGTTGTTCGGCGCAACGGTCTGGCTAGCTCTGAGTTGGGGGCCTGCCGCGCAAGGCTGGCACTGGACACCGTGGTCTGAGCTGGAGCCGGTATGGCAATGGCGAGCGCCGCGGGTGTTCAGCGCGGCGCTCGCCGGCGCGCTGCTGGCGCTCGCCGGAACGATCATCCAGCGTCTGACCCACAACCCGATGGCCAGCCCCGAGATATTAGGCATCAGCTCAGGCGCGGCCATGTGCCTGGTCGCCCTGCTACTGTTCTGGCCGCTGGCGCCCCGGCTTGCCCAGCTCGGCGCTGCCGGAGCCGGGTCCGCGGCAGCACTAGCCTTGCTGTTGTGGTTGAGTCGCCAGCAGCATATGGGGCCCCATCGGCTGTTGTTGACGGGCATTGGCCTGGGCGCCGCTGCGGATGCCCTCGTGCGGCTATTGTTGTCGGGCGGTGATGCGCAGGCGCTGGCGCTGTTGACCTGGCTTTCGGGCTCGACCTATCAGAACATCGTGAATGAGCACCAGTGGCTACTGGCCTGGGCGCTCGCCTGCGCAATGGCCGCCGCGTTGATGCTGCGCTGGATTCGCTTGCTCGGCCTGGGCGGCGAAATGCCGCAAAGCCTGGGCGTGCCGATGGCCGCGGCTCGTGCCGGCGTACTGCTGGTGGCCTGCCTGGCTGCGGCGGGCGCAACCATGGTGGTTGGTCCGCTCAGCTTCGTCGGCCTCATGGCACCGCATATGGCTCATCGCTGGAGCGGCCGCCAGGCGGGCATGCATTTGCTTGCAGCGGGACTGTTCGGCGCCTGGTTGATGATTCTCGCGGACTGGGCAGGGCGTACGCTGATCTACCCGGACCAGCTGCCCGCTGGGCTACTGGCCGCGCTGTTGGGCGGAGTCTACTGGTTATGGCAGTGGCGGGGGCAGCGCTCGGGCCGCTGA